The following proteins come from a genomic window of Streptomyces sp. NBC_01716:
- a CDS encoding MogA/MoaB family molybdenum cofactor biosynthesis protein: MNDSAESGTVPREPYRALVVTASNRAAAGVYADTGGPIIASALAELGFSVEGPLVVPDGDPVERALRDGVAASYAVILTTGGTGVSPTDRTPEATRRVLDHEIPGIPEAIRAEGARKVPTAALSRGLAGVAGRTLIVNLPGSSGGVRDGLAVLNRLLVHAVDQIHGGDHPRTDG; this comes from the coding sequence CGGCACCGTGCCCCGGGAGCCGTACCGCGCGCTCGTCGTCACCGCGTCCAACCGCGCGGCGGCCGGCGTCTACGCGGACACCGGGGGCCCGATCATCGCGAGCGCCCTCGCGGAGCTCGGCTTCTCCGTCGAGGGCCCGCTGGTCGTGCCCGACGGTGACCCGGTCGAGCGTGCCCTGCGCGACGGGGTGGCCGCGTCGTACGCCGTCATCCTCACCACCGGCGGCACCGGCGTCTCGCCCACCGACCGCACCCCCGAGGCCACCCGCCGCGTCCTGGACCACGAGATCCCCGGCATCCCCGAGGCGATCCGCGCCGAGGGCGCCCGGAAGGTCCCCACCGCCGCCCTGTCGCGGGGCCTCGCGGGTGTCGCAGGCCGGACCCTGATCGTGAATCTGCCGGGCTCGTCCGGCGGCGTACGGGACGGGCTCGCCGTCCTGAACCGGCTGCTCGTCCACGCCGTCGACCAGATCCACGGCGGCGATCACCCCCGTACCGACGGATGA